GTTTTAGGCTCTTCGAAATTGAATTGTTGTTTGGCTTTTTCGTTGTTTTCCCAAAAATCACGGTCGGCTTGTTTGGCAGGGCGCAAGGCAATCCAGGCGCCTAATACAATCAGCCCTACCGGCCAGGTAATGTTATCGGCATTGTGTACATTTTCGTTTATTAAAAAGATGATACCTATAAGGATCATAAAAATCCATGATGGTTTCTGAAAATTGTGCTTAGCGCCCA
The sequence above is a segment of the Mucilaginibacter celer genome. Coding sequences within it:
- a CDS encoding LiaF transmembrane domain-containing protein; this translates as MNNDIATPQANNKNGKVMLGVILLAAGALLLVDQFNAFIIPDWLFSWPMWFIAWGAIMGAKHNFQKPSWIFMILIGIIFLINENVHNADNITWPVGLIVLGAWIALRPAKQADRDFWENNEKAKQQFNFEEPKTEA